Proteins from a single region of Rana temporaria chromosome 5, aRanTem1.1, whole genome shotgun sequence:
- the JCAD gene encoding junctional protein associated with coronary artery disease, with the protein MFSVEDLLVSHGYKVSKSTLASYQHRTDGYQHQAADSRAANGILNGFQPDSELLAANPTQTKGLFGDHEKNCVNKRRQISAAGYPRSSQSSDSSHTSEVGVLDKLHSERPCWARTDKDIQYWRRRGQDFSVLFRHGENGAADKPALPINIDGKKRCNVVDKNAKECHNTVIENVEKTRKKVAVGVKTVEQQTSDGSCEKLEDLISSNPECGPFVCPGKQKIQFISKGNSPEGPCHMAITSSSGDNSCIKENSKQDNDNYIVNQDCSKSSSSKRKYSRPSKPPSYELHQQTWGAVDVGENKDDQQDEHSSPKVLDSSQDSCSHDSGMEPPNYIPPPSYKSPTPLHPANKTLKKVPRPSDCLRQNISAEKTSTSDKKNICFLGNNGPFTKPASHRHSENCKHSIQYIPFDDPRIKHIAKEAEKHNHSKKYSSTNDPCRVENVNQDTNLHKREQDSAFINPKNLGHHHVKREGIKHKQWLHISIPDQMCCPLPENRDGATACSLPEDSEPTHKLSLKKTHSDSVCETVTKVKKFEPESFVFSKKSSKRKLNETIFCLVSIPVKSDSSPSDICKNNKRLMDNTDRMNMLKHSNAGLPEQRLLSASSSDLELQTLTGNLNNNTELLKQAQFKTEENKQANDLKSGELQHRELTLSGSWPGDQYKDQQTQTLLTDIEIYNGKKQSEQSQIVDGRPSAENMRQNVFGIKGQIGFAPSSNSAFSRTSLLLTQIPKTEQSREFPSVNVDGKGKAVKCDKSEVEEDHPCNKKEVFGQFLLKPVNRRPWDAIRELESLNKEFQEPESCAVDGKKNVVSEQSKVIPMEMSSTRTALRREMLNNSRHIIEVEEVPLFEALQSKSEKWCTEKLTYDICERTEICKSSQVKESNNQLGKLSDGCTPEQKQVQIKRSKEAVSTNAPLNPKTEQELSEQSHANKISPTIKQDVPDALVHHFKEDKTCFDHTFFDVVKVSSAKFGQIGDNMLRKLSLADRNHGRSVPDLSKHSSGTSENGDLFEEHNFLDIPGNESLHERAARILGIEVTEDSLVSNGSSEAQSPENLMFGSGVQPQNNESPKVSDISFSTNEAVRIFKSVLRLPVDNEKAVEKLKNIHQDQELALAYPSVSEQNETNILRSAEKRLRSTSKMIETLQGKLASTPVRTAIDRLARMKEVDSVSRMRRLSIKSTDSGDELDEEKQFHGTHDGRTRKFSMGSIYKRVISLDENLLITPKGKDKLDSLSCADVYDPARVERV; encoded by the coding sequence GGTCTTGGACAAACTTCACTCTGAACGGCCATGTTGGGCAAGGACAGATAAAGACATTCAGTACTGGAGAAGAAGAGGCCAAGATTTCAGTGTTTTATTCAGACATGGAGAAAACGGAGCAGCAGACAAGCCAGCTTTGCCAATAAATATTGATGGAAAGAAGAGATGTAACGTAGTAGATAAAAATGCCAAGGAATGTCACAACACTGTCATAGAAAATGTGgagaaaacaagaaagaaagtAGCAGTAGGTGTAAAAACAGTAGAACAGCAGACATCAGATGGCAGTTGTGAGAAGTTAGAGGATTTAATCTCATCAAATCCAGAATGTGGTCCATTTGTGTGTCCCGGTAAGCAGAAAATACAATTTATTTCAAAGGGTAATTCTCCTGAAGGTCCATGCCACATGGCTATAACATCAAGTTCAGGTGACAACTCTTGCATCAAAGAAAATTCAAAGCAAGATAACGATAATTACATTGTAAATCAGGACTGCAGCAAGAGTTCTTCCTCAAAACGGAAATATAGTCGACCCTCAAAGCCACCATCATATGAACTTCATCAGCAGACGTGGGGAGCTGTAGACGTTGGTGAAAATAAAGATGATCAACAAGATGAACACTCATCTCCCAAAGTTCTAGATTCCTCCCAGGACTCCTGTTCTCATGACTCAGGCATGGAACCTCCTAATTACatacctcctccatcatacaagtCCCCAACTCCACTACATCCAGccaataaaactttaaaaaaagtgcCTAGACCAAGTGACTGCTTACGGCAAAATATTTCGGCTGAGAAAACCAGCACAAGTGacaaaaaaaacatctgttttcTCGGAAACAATGGTCCTTTCACCAAACCAGCCAGCCACAGGCACTCAGAAAATTGTAAACACTCCATACAATATATCCCTTTTGATGACCCACGAATTAAACATATAGCCAAGGAGGCCGAGAAACACAACCACAGTAAAAAATACTCTTCCACAAATGATCCTTGTAGGGTTGAAAATGTGAATCAGGATACTAACCTTCACAAACGAGAACAAGATAGTGCCTTTATCAACCCCAAAAATTTGGGACATCATCATGTAAAAAGAGAAGGTATTAAGCATAAACAGTGGTTGCATATCTCCATTCCAGATCAAATGTGTTGcccgcttcccgaaaatagagaTGGAGCGACAGCATGTAGCTTGCCAGAAGACAGTGAGCCCACTCACAAACTGTCTTTAAAAAAGACCCATTCTGACAGTGTTTGTGAAACTGTGACGAAAGTCAAAAAGTTTGAACCTGAGTCTtttgtttttagcaaaaaaaGTTCCAAGAGGAAACTAAATGAAACAATATTTTGCTTGGTTTCAATTCCAGTAAAATCTGATTCCAGCCCATCTGATATATGCAAGAACAACAAGCGTTTAATGGACAATACAGACAGGATGAACATGCTAAAACACAGCAATGCAGGTCTCCCCGAGCAAAGGCTTTTAAGTGCATCTTCCAGTGACTTAGAGCTACAAACACTTACAGGAAACCTGAACAATAATACAGAGCTACTAAAACAAGCCCAGTTCAAAACAGAGGAAAACAAACAAGCAAATGACCTCAAATCTGGCGAGTTGCAACACAGGGAGCTGACATTATCTGGCTCGTGGCCAGGTGATCAGTACAAAGATCAGCAAACTCAAACATTGTTAACAGACATAGAAATTTATAATGGGAAAAAACAGAGTGAACAATCTCAGATAGTAGATGGGAGGCCatctgcagaaaatatgagaCAAAATGTATTTGGTATTAAAGGTCAGATAGGATTTGCACCTTCCAGCAACAGTGCATTTTCAAGGACATCCTTGTTATTGACACAAATACCTAAAACAGAGCAATCTCGTGAATTTCCTAGCGTAAATGTTGATGGGAAGGGAAAAGCAGTAAAGTGTGATAAGAGTGAGGTTGAGGAAGACCACCCATGCAATAAGAAAGAGGTTTTTGGTCAGTTTCTTTTAAAACCTGTCAATCGACGCCCCTGGGATGCTATAAGAGAACTGGAAAGTTTAAATAAAGAATTTCAGGAGCCAGAAAGTTGTGCTGTTGATGGTAAAAAGAATGTAGTTAGTGAGCAAAGTAAAGTGATTCCAATGGAAATGTCTTCCACAAGAACAGCATTGAGGAGAGAAATGTTGAACAACAGTCGTCACATTATAGAGGTAGAAGAGGTGCCACTGTTTGAGGCCCTCCAAAGTAAGTCAGAAAAGTGGTGTACGGAAAAGTTAACGTATGATATTTGCGAGAGGACTGAAATATGCAAATCTTCCCAAGTGAAAGAGTCCAACAATCAACTAGGAAAGCTATCTGATGGATGCACACCAGAACAAAAACAAGTTCAAATTAAGAGGTCTAAAGAGGCAGTTTCTACAAACGCACCTTTGAATCCAAAAACAGAACAAGAACTTTCAGAACAAAGTCACGCAAATAAAATTTCTCCCACCATAAAACAAGATGTTCCAGATGCTTTAGTCCACCATTTCAAAGAAGACAAGACTTGTTTTGACCATACATTTTTTGATGTAGTTAAAGTTAGCTCAGCAAAATTTGGCCAAATTGGTGATAATATGTTAAGGAAGTTGTCACTAGCTGATAGAAACCACGGGCGTTCTGTTCCTGACCTGAGTAAACATTCTAGTGGCACAAGTGAGAATGGAGACTTATTCGAGGAGCACAACTTTTTGGACATTCCAGGGAATGAATCCCTTCATGAAAGAGCTGCTAGGATTCTTGGAATCGAAGTGACGGAGGATTCTTTAGTATCAAACGGAAGCTCTGAAGCTCAAAGCCCAGAAAATCTTATGTTTGGTAGTGGAGTACAGCCACAGAACAATGAAAGTCCCAAAGTGAGTGACATTTCATTTTCGACAAACGAGGCAGTAAGGATTTTCAAGAGTGTCCTTCGTTTGCCTGTAGACAATGAGAAAGCTGTTGAAAAATTAAAGAACATACATCAAGATCAGGAACTAGCTTTGGCATATCCATCAGTTTCAGAGCAGAATGAGACAAATATTTTGCGTAGTGCTGAGAAAAGGCTAAGGAGCACATCCAAAATGATAGAAACATTACAGGGGAAACTTGCATCTACGCCAGTTCGCACTGCTATAGACCGCCTTGCTCGCATGAAAGAAGTCGATTCTGTTTCCAGAATGAGGCGGCTAAGCATTAAAAGCACAGATTCTGGTGATGAATTAGATGAGGAAAAACAGTTTCATGGAACACATGATGGAAGAACCAGAAAATTCTCTATGGGTTCCATTTATAAACGAGTTATCTCCCTAGATGAAAACCTTCTCATAACACCAAAAGGCAAAGATAAATTGGATTCTTTATCTTGTGCAG